The following coding sequences are from one Bufo bufo chromosome 2, aBufBuf1.1, whole genome shotgun sequence window:
- the LOC120991845 gene encoding homeobox protein notochord-like, translating to MLHGPVFPGFGHHLAQPPTMPVATEVQRSPKISFNIDSILSKVDKPAPKIMVDRSGWQSPSPPSVHYGYSYGAMPYPPVWLYKHAGAYSNYAQPQQQVRVSRGDCMCSDPLCKEKGLAYTHCNASPIGSLSWRTGPCKMKRIRTVFTPEQLERLEKEFLKQQYMVGTERVDLATTLNLTETQVKVWFQNRRIKWRKQSLEQKKAKLSQFGVIPTDQASDHTDEREMEDDEDDVDVEL from the exons ATGCTGCACGGTCCGGTCTTCCCAGGTTTTGGCCACCACCTTGCTCAACCTCCTACAATGCCAGTAGCTACTGAGGTGCAGAGGAGCCCCAAGATTTCCTTCAACATCGACTCCATACTTTCCAAGGTGGACAAACCTGCTCCCAAAATCATGGTGGACAGAAGTGGCTGGCAGAGCCCCTCTCCACCCTCTGTGCACTATGGCTACTCCTATGGAGCCATGCCCTACCCTCCAGTGTGGCTCTACAAGCATGCAGGTGCCTACTCCAACTATGCCCAGCCCCAGCAGCAAGTCAGGGTGTCCAGAGGAGATTGTATGTGCTCAGACCCTCTGTGCAAGGAGAAAG GACTTGCATACACACATTGCAATGCCAGTCCCATTGGATCTCTGTCCTGGAGAACAGGACCATGTAAAATGAAGAGGATCAGGACTGTTTTTACTCCAGAACAGCTAGAAAGGCTAGAAAAGGAATTTCTGAAGCAGCAATACATGGTGGGAACTGAAAGAGTGGACCTGGCCACTACACTCAACCTCACAGAGACTCAG GTCAAGGTCTGGTTCCAGAATCGCCGTATCAAATGGAGGAAACAAAGTCTAGAACAAAAGAAGGCCAAACTGTCCCAGTTTGGTGTCATTCCCACCGACCAAGCCTCAGACCATACAGATGAGAGGGAGATGGAAGATGATGAGGATGACGTGGATGTAGAGCTCTAG